One genomic window of Salvia miltiorrhiza cultivar Shanhuang (shh) chromosome 4, IMPLAD_Smil_shh, whole genome shotgun sequence includes the following:
- the LOC131023045 gene encoding uncharacterized protein LOC131023045 translates to MMKMFQKVELTIPLLDAIRQIPKYAKFLKDLCSRKVKMEEEVRYVMGESVSAVIQRKLPTKRKDPGMFTIPCNIGGTNMDKAMMDLGASINVMPLAVYKRLNIGEMRNTRVGIAFGSGDTTEKVIQYGLTDRDAEHMEDDEMKEAIMELYSLGESTMEAELEVDQKINELIQEVYLAGGTETSKPELLAQYGQNEKLLPSIQKAPTLELKKLPKHFQYAYLGPEEMLPVIISADLTRVQ, encoded by the exons atgatgaagatgttccaAAAAGTGGAGCTAACCATACCcctactcgatgctatcaggcaGATTCCTAAGTATGCTAAATTCTTGAAAGATCTTTGTTCAAGGAAAGtaaagatggaggaagaagtccgtTATGTGATGGGGGAGAGTGTCtcggcggtgatccaacggaagtTACCCACGAAGAggaaggatccagggatgttcaccaTTCCGTGCAACATTGGCGGAACAAACATGGACAAGGCCATGATGGACTTGGGAGCCTCGAtcaatgtgatgccattggctgtgtACAAGAGACTGAATATTGGTgagatgaggaacacccgtgtg GGAATTGCTTTTGGTTCCGGGGATACCACAGAGAAAGTGATCcagtatggtctgactgatcgaGATGCAGAGcatatggaggatgatgagatgaaggaagccatcatggaACTTTACTCTCTCGGAGAAAGTACCATGGAAGCTGAGTTGGAGGTAGACCAGAAGATCAATGAGCTAATTCAGGAGGTCTATTTAGCTGGAGGAACGGAGACAAGCAAACCAGAgttattggctcagtatgggcagaacgagaagctgttGCCATCAATCCAGAAAGCACCCACACTAGAACTCAAGAAGCTGCCTAAACATTTTCAGTATGCTTATTTGGGTCCAGAAGAAATGCTCCCAGTTATCATCAGTGCTGACCTAACCCGTGTGCAGTAA